TATCAACTCCAAAAATTATTTACGAAACACCCAGAGTCACAGCATATCCTGACCCACAAGTATCTGCTCGGCGGCCGAAGCCATATCAATGTATTCTGTTGTTCCGAACTTCTTATGCCGGTAGAGCCAGGACAGAACCCTGGCCAGACGCGAATATTTTATTTTCAACGCTTCCCCCACCGCGCCAATTCGGATCGGAAATGGCCTGTCAACCAGGAACAGAACCAGATCATTCTGATTGCTGACATTAATCTCCGAAATGTTCTGCACCGGGAGATTGAGATTCCCGAGACTTGCGTAGGAGATGAAACCCAAGGCATATTTCAGGGTTTTCGCATTCTCGGCAGCGCCATCGCCCTCCAGTCCGGAAAGTCCGGTAATCACCGGGTAATCCATCTCCTCCGGGGGCAATGCCTCGGCAAAAGCTTTTCCATCCCGATCAACATAAAACAATTTGGTGTCAATGGCGACCATCGCCACCGGAGCATACTCCTTCACCGAAATTTCAAGTCGATTCGGCCACTGCTTCCTGACCTCAGCCCGCATGATCCACTGACCTGATTCCACTTTCGTCCTGATCTCATCAACATCGAGTACCAATAGGTTCGTGTGAATATCAACCCCGCTGTACTCAAGAACCTGGCTCTTACTCGTTTTCTGGCACCCCTCGATCCGAATGGCCGTGATCTGGAAAAAATCCGACCTGCCCAGGGCCTGATAAACAACGAGCAGAACCCCGGCAATCGCCACCGCACCTGCAATAAAACCTGCAGCAACAATGACAACCCTCTTTTTCTGACTGAGCCGTGGGTCGACGGGTTTCCGTTTGTGATATCTGACTCTGGGATTCACCGCTGCAGCCCTCCCCGACCAAGAAAATGCACCTCGGGTTCAAGCATGACCCCCGACTCTTTCCTGACCTGTTCCTGCACCTTCTTCATCAGGCACAGGACATCCTCGGCGGTGGCCTGTCCGGAATTGACAATAAAATTGGCATGCAGTTCAGAGACCACCGCCCCGCCAACCCGCGTCCCTTTCAGTCCGGCATCCTGGATCAGTTTGCCGGCAGGAGTTCCATCCGGGTTTTTAAAAAAGGAGCCGGCACTGGCCGCGCCGTATGGCTGTTTTGCCCGGCGCCCGGCAACATATTCCCTGCACTTCCGGTCAATCTCCTGCCGCTCCCCCTCCTCCAGACGAAGAACGGTTTTCACCGCGAGCACGGGGTCTTTCACCAACCAGCGCCGATATTCAAACTGCAGAT
This DNA window, taken from Pseudomonadota bacterium, encodes the following:
- a CDS encoding FtsQ-type POTRA domain-containing protein, with the protein product MNPRVRYHKRKPVDPRLSQKKRVVIVAAGFIAGAVAIAGVLLVVYQALGRSDFFQITAIRIEGCQKTSKSQVLEYSGVDIHTNLLVLDVDEIRTKVESGQWIMRAEVRKQWPNRLEISVKEYAPVAMVAIDTKLFYVDRDGKAFAEALPPEEMDYPVITGLSGLEGDGAAENAKTLKYALGFISYASLGNLNLPVQNISEINVSNQNDLVLFLVDRPFPIRIGAVGEALKIKYSRLARVLSWLYRHKKFGTTEYIDMASAAEQILVGQDML